Part of the Hemibagrus wyckioides isolate EC202008001 linkage group LG09, SWU_Hwy_1.0, whole genome shotgun sequence genome, aggtggaggaggggggagtggaggaggagggggtggcggtggtggtggaggaggcgGAGGCGGTGGGGGCGAGAGAATGGGCTTCTCCAGATTCTGATGCATTTTACTTGGTAGAGTTGCTGAGTGATCCTGCATGGGAGGGCAAGCACTGTACGTGCTCCAGGGGTGTAAGGTCATTGGATGAAGCTGAAGGTTGGTGCATGAGCTGGCTCCAGGATACATTGGTGGGAGTGGGCAACAGGGCAGACCAGCCAGATTACTTGCATAACCAGGGGGCAAAACAAGAGCTGGATCCTGTTGACTAAATGGAATTGATGTTACCATGTCACTGGGGCCGCATGGCTGTTGAGCACTTTGCAGTGACTGAAACTGTGGACCACTGTGGCCCACACCAGGGGGAAAAGGGGAAAGGGAAAGTTGATAAGTTGATGGCAGGGTCATAGTACTGTGGCTAGAGGGAGGTTTTGTTGAGAGGACAAAAGGTAATCGAGTTATGTCTAAGTGCTGTGCTTGGCTAATTAAAAGATGTGGTGGTTTGTGAGGTCCTTGTGGGCTAGTCAGCATATTTTGATCCTGGGACATCCATATTTGATCTGAAGTAGGAGATTCCCACTGGTAAGGTGGGGGCCGCTTCACTGTTAAACCAACCTCTCCGAGAGTTAAATGGCGCATTGACTTTTCCAAGTGGCACTGCTGGTTTAGAGTCTCATCTTCAGTAAAGGCAGAGTTGATGTACACAGTCCTGTCTCTACTGTTGTCAACAGGGCTCAGTAGGTTGTAAGAAGACTGTGAAGCCAGAGTCGAAGCACTTTTAGAGTGCACAATTATGGTACTGTGTTGTGCCCCTTTGCCAGGGGGAAAATCCTGCCGCACTACGGTCCCCCCTGCAATGCCACTGCTGTTGCttccaccaccactaacacttacacttgtgctgctgctgttactgctgcACTGAGTGCAAGTGTACAAAGCTGTGGGGATCCTGGGCTGGTAAGAAAGTGCAATGGCACTATTAACTTTAGATTTGGTTGGCAGAGTCCTCGATGTATCCACCATCTGAGGAACCTTCAGCGCATTTTCTCTGCGATCCCGTCGCAGAGTAGCATGGATCAGACTGCTGTCAATCCTTTGTGTAGGACTCCTATTGACATTAATCTGATTAGCAGGGTCTGGGTATGGTGGCGGATCTCCACTTGGTATAGAATATCGAGGCACTGAAAGGCGACTGAGAGTTGCTGAGCTATAAGGAAGCTGGACCTTCTTACTGTCAGAGGAGGTAACTTTCAATGTAGCCGAACTGCCCATTCCTTGCAAGCCATAGGCATTTTGGTTTCGTATAAGACGTCTCCGAGGGCGACACACTTCCTCCACATTTCCACTGCTGTCAAAAGTTGTTATCCTTTCATATCCAAGGGGTGTCGGGTACTGGATGCTCACTGGGTGAAGAGAGAACTCATCCTTAGATAAGCATGGGTCTGCtgacagtgtgttattgttctCACTGTTACCAATTAGACCTTGCTGCACAGGTGGAccggctgctgctgctgcagataCCACTGTGCCAGGGTATGGCGGTGGAGGATTCATTTTACGCATTTGAATTTCAAGAGAGTTGTCATTTTCAATAAACGATTGTGGTCTAGAAGGGAccttcagagtgtgtgtttgctctgcTCTTTCTGGTGGTTGGTCTGGATGAGGAATTGTAGGCATCATCTGGAGCTGATGCATGGAAATAGGAGCATACCCTGAAGGAGGAGGTGGTAAAGTTATTTGCATCTTGAGCTGTTGCTGCATTTGTTGATGCTGTCTTTGCATCTGTTGATGTTGCTGCTGCATTTGTTGATGCTGTTGCTGaagctgttgttgctgctgtctcATTTCTTGAATCTGTTGGCGaatttgttgttgctgctgctgcattTGCTCGTGCTGTAGGTGCATctgatgctgctgctgttgcatttgctgatggtggtgttggacTTGCTGCTGATGTATTTGCTGTTGTAATTGTTGCTGTTGCAGTTGCTGCTGTTGCATTTGCTGATGATGTTGCTGTAGTTGTTGCTGCTGCATttgatgatgatgctgttgCAGTTGCTGTTGGTGCTGCTGTTGTATGTGCTGTTGAATTTGCTGATGATGCTGGGCTTGCATTTGCTGTTGGTGCTGCAGATGCTGTTGATGATGTTGCAatggttgttggtgctgttGCTGTGCTTGCTGGTGTTGTAATTTCAGATgctgctgttgtgtttgtgactgCTGCTGATGTTTTGATGCTTGATGATGATCttcttgctgctgttgctgctgctgacgTTGTTGCTGATGAGGCTGCGGTGGCaaatgatgtggtggtggtgggagtgttcCATTCAAACCCAGGTTACCCATTTCAAGGCCACTAAAGATAACCTGTCCAGGACTAGAGTATCTTGCTGGCACAGTGTACTGTGCTGTCACATTGTCTGTACTATGATCAGGAACTGCTGCCTTTGCTGCtgcagcagcggcagcagcagcagctgctgTGGCCGTGGGATTAGTCAGGACATCAAGCTGAATATTCTGATTTGCTAAGAGAGACTGTACAAGTCCAATGCTCTGTGTGGGCGACATGGCTTGAGCAGGACTATGTATTGGAGCAATGGGAATATTAACTGTGCAGGGAGGATTATCACCCGACACCCCTGAAGGGCCCAtgactaaaaaaagaaaaaatggtaACACTGGATTAATACTTCATACTCACAGACATTTAATTATTCATATGTTGGACTTATTCTTTTACTATTTACCTGGtaaatcatcttcatcttcgcTAAACACATTGGGATTGAAAACCGGTAGACTCATGAAGTCAAGGGAAATTTTACGGACCTCTGGTAGATAGATTGTCATCTGACGTGGTTGCAAGTGCAACAAACTGGTTTTGTAGATAACTGTAACAGAACAAATATAACATAGATGATAAACTATCACTGATACCCTATACTATATGCAAAgcaattcagaaaaaaaaattttttggagAGAAATTTCATACCTGCGCCCAAATTTGCTGGCAAAAAAGAAGCAAGTCCCACAATCTTAAACTTTGTACCCCAAATGTTAGAGGTGACTTGAGCCAGATAATTATGCTGAAAGGCAAACATAATCATGGGAAGTTATGACCAGACACAatgaaaaaaaactatatacactatatatttttaaaaattttatttttaaaatgaaaattttaatACCTCACTTATTCCATCTACTGGAAACTCCCTGCGAGTGAGACTTGGAGATCGTATAGTAGCTTTCTTTGGTAATCTTGGAGACCTGGACAATTCTTGGGATGTTTGGGCAAGTTTGGGAGACTTTCTTGATTCCATATTGATTCtagttagtaaaaaaaaaacagaataatgtCACTAATGGTGTCTGTGTGGTACTAGGGGTTTAGAATATAGActtttgaaaatgaaataagaagaagaagaaaacattaaacaatACCATTTCTATTGTATTCTCTTAGAATTCTACAATTTGATTACTACTTGACTATTTAGTAGCTGTAATCACAGCCCTTTACCTTGGAAGTTTGGGAGACCTGTTTCCT contains:
- the tulp4b gene encoding tubby-related protein 4 isoform X1, with the translated sequence MSRDYEEPGNSVGMLAAVEHGPVLCSDSNILCLSWKGRVPKSEKEKPVCRRRYYEEGWLATGNARGVVGVTFTSSHCRRDRSTPQRINFNLRGHNSEVVLVRWNEPFQKLATCDMEGGIFVWIQYEGRWSVELVNDRGAQVSDFTWSHDGTQALIAYRDGFVLVGSVSGQRHWSSEINLESQITCGIWTPDDQQVLFGTADGQVIVMDCHGRMLAHVLLHESDGIVGMSWNCPDFLVEDSSESDTDSDENAPSQARNVKPLLTVSFISGDISLMNNYDDLSPNIIHSGLKDVEVQWCSQGDLLAVAGMERHGLPSDSACSSMMRNALVKFYNVQGEHIYTLETPAQRPITTICWGHRDSRLFLACGPALYVVRVEHRVASLQLLCQQGIASALREERDVSKLNMPSLLCSYVTSAFIPTIKPPIPDPNNIRDFVSYPTAGNERLHCTMKRAEENPEAGGPCYTLYLEHLGGLVPILKGRRISKLRPEFVIMDPKMDSKTDEVCVNGMLSYMTDSCNCSDSSDIELSDEWVERKSPKLSRGNRSPKLPRINMESRKSPKLAQTSQELSRSPRLPKKATIRSPSLTRREFPVDGISEHNYLAQVTSNIWGTKFKIVGLASFLPANLGAVIYKTSLLHLQPRQMTIYLPEVRKISLDFMSLPVFNPNVFSEDEDDLPVMGPSGVSGDNPPCTVNIPIAPIHSPAQAMSPTQSIGLVQSLLANQNIQLDVLTNPTATAAAAAAAAAAAKAAVPDHSTDNVTAQYTVPARYSSPGQVIFSGLEMGNLGLNGTLPPPPHHLPPQPHQQQRQQQQQQQEDHHQASKHQQQSQTQQQHLKLQHQQAQQQHQQPLQHHQQHLQHQQQMQAQHHQQIQQHIQQQHQQQLQQHHHQMQQQQLQQHHQQMQQQQLQQQQLQQQIHQQQVQHHHQQMQQQQHQMHLQHEQMQQQQQQIRQQIQEMRQQQQQLQQQHQQMQQQHQQMQRQHQQMQQQLKMQITLPPPPSGYAPISMHQLQMMPTIPHPDQPPERAEQTHTLKVPSRPQSFIENDNSLEIQMRKMNPPPPYPGTVVSAAAAAGPPVQQGLIGNSENNNTLSADPCLSKDEFSLHPVSIQYPTPLGYERITTFDSSGNVEEVCRPRRRLIRNQNAYGLQGMGSSATLKVTSSDSKKVQLPYSSATLSRLSVPRYSIPSGDPPPYPDPANQINVNRSPTQRIDSSLIHATLRRDRRENALKVPQMVDTSRTLPTKSKVNSAIALSYQPRIPTALYTCTQCSSNSSSTSVSVSGGGSNSSGIAGGTVVRQDFPPGKGAQHSTIIVHSKSASTLASQSSYNLLSPVDNSRDRTVYINSAFTEDETLNQQCHLEKSMRHLTLGEVGLTVKRPPPYQWESPTSDQIWMSQDQNMLTSPQGPHKPPHLLISQAQHLDITRLPFVLSTKPPSSHSTMTLPSTYQLSLSPFPPGVGHSGPQFQSLQSAQQPCGPSDMVTSIPFSQQDPALVLPPGYASNLAGLPCCPLPPMYPGASSCTNLQLHPMTLHPWSTYSACPPMQDHSATLPSKMHQNLEKPILSPPPPPPPPPPPPPPPPPLPPPPPPAELMAHQSTSEVLADSGESFQEQSSLNESPVQQGSDRFSKKSRKRLDSRAEEAGMSTVSESKSKKEGRSLADFNSLIASPRLGGREKKKPKGQKEQLNKAKKLSRTTNEFQDSSESEPELFISGDELMNQSQSSKKGWKSKRSLRTANELEEIKCRKANEREDRSLGSQGFVYVMANKQPLWNEATQVYQLDFGGRVTQESAKNFQIELDGRQVMQFGRIDGNAYILDFQYPFSAVQAFAVALANVTQRLK
- the tulp4b gene encoding tubby-related protein 4 isoform X2, which gives rise to MLAAVEHGPVLCSDSNILCLSWKGRVPKSEKEKPVCRRRYYEEGWLATGNARGVVGVTFTSSHCRRDRSTPQRINFNLRGHNSEVVLVRWNEPFQKLATCDMEGGIFVWIQYEGRWSVELVNDRGAQVSDFTWSHDGTQALIAYRDGFVLVGSVSGQRHWSSEINLESQITCGIWTPDDQQVLFGTADGQVIVMDCHGRMLAHVLLHESDGIVGMSWNCPDFLVEDSSESDTDSDENAPSQARNVKPLLTVSFISGDISLMNNYDDLSPNIIHSGLKDVEVQWCSQGDLLAVAGMERHGLPSDSACSSMMRNALVKFYNVQGEHIYTLETPAQRPITTICWGHRDSRLFLACGPALYVVRVEHRVASLQLLCQQGIASALREERDVSKLNMPSLLCSYVTSAFIPTIKPPIPDPNNIRDFVSYPTAGNERLHCTMKRAEENPEAGGPCYTLYLEHLGGLVPILKGRRISKLRPEFVIMDPKMDSKTDEVCVNGMLSYMTDSCNCSDSSDIELSDEWVERKSPKLSRGNRSPKLPRINMESRKSPKLAQTSQELSRSPRLPKKATIRSPSLTRREFPVDGISEHNYLAQVTSNIWGTKFKIVGLASFLPANLGAVIYKTSLLHLQPRQMTIYLPEVRKISLDFMSLPVFNPNVFSEDEDDLPVMGPSGVSGDNPPCTVNIPIAPIHSPAQAMSPTQSIGLVQSLLANQNIQLDVLTNPTATAAAAAAAAAAAKAAVPDHSTDNVTAQYTVPARYSSPGQVIFSGLEMGNLGLNGTLPPPPHHLPPQPHQQQRQQQQQQQEDHHQASKHQQQSQTQQQHLKLQHQQAQQQHQQPLQHHQQHLQHQQQMQAQHHQQIQQHIQQQHQQQLQQHHHQMQQQQLQQHHQQMQQQQLQQQQLQQQIHQQQVQHHHQQMQQQQHQMHLQHEQMQQQQQQIRQQIQEMRQQQQQLQQQHQQMQQQHQQMQRQHQQMQQQLKMQITLPPPPSGYAPISMHQLQMMPTIPHPDQPPERAEQTHTLKVPSRPQSFIENDNSLEIQMRKMNPPPPYPGTVVSAAAAAGPPVQQGLIGNSENNNTLSADPCLSKDEFSLHPVSIQYPTPLGYERITTFDSSGNVEEVCRPRRRLIRNQNAYGLQGMGSSATLKVTSSDSKKVQLPYSSATLSRLSVPRYSIPSGDPPPYPDPANQINVNRSPTQRIDSSLIHATLRRDRRENALKVPQMVDTSRTLPTKSKVNSAIALSYQPRIPTALYTCTQCSSNSSSTSVSVSGGGSNSSGIAGGTVVRQDFPPGKGAQHSTIIVHSKSASTLASQSSYNLLSPVDNSRDRTVYINSAFTEDETLNQQCHLEKSMRHLTLGEVGLTVKRPPPYQWESPTSDQIWMSQDQNMLTSPQGPHKPPHLLISQAQHLDITRLPFVLSTKPPSSHSTMTLPSTYQLSLSPFPPGVGHSGPQFQSLQSAQQPCGPSDMVTSIPFSQQDPALVLPPGYASNLAGLPCCPLPPMYPGASSCTNLQLHPMTLHPWSTYSACPPMQDHSATLPSKMHQNLEKPILSPPPPPPPPPPPPPPPPPLPPPPPPAELMAHQSTSEVLADSGESFQEQSSLNESPVQQGSDRFSKKSRKRLDSRAEEAGMSTVSESKSKKEGRSLADFNSLIASPRLGGREKKKPKGQKEQLNKAKKLSRTTNEFQDSSESEPELFISGDELMNQSQSSKKGWKSKRSLRTANELEEIKCRKANEREDRSLGSQGFVYVMANKQPLWNEATQVYQLDFGGRVTQESAKNFQIELDGRQVMQFGRIDGNAYILDFQYPFSAVQAFAVALANVTQRLK